A window of the Lactobacillus gasseri ATCC 33323 = JCM 1131 genome harbors these coding sequences:
- a CDS encoding acetate/propionate family kinase: MKKVLAVNSGSSSFKYKLFSLDNEKVIASGMADRVGLPGSVFTMTLADGSQHDEQSDIANQEEAVQKLLSWLKEYNVIDSLADIAGVGHRVVAGGEEFTDSTVITDDNLWKIYNMSDYAPLHNPAEADGIYAFMKVLPNVPEVAVFDTSFHQSLDPVQYLYSVPYKYYEKFRARKYGAHGTSARYVSRRTADLLKKPVEDLKMVLCHLGSGASVTAIKDGKSFDTSMGFSPVAGITMSTRSGDVDPSLLQFIMKKGNITSFNEVIKMLNTKSGLLGLSGISPDMRDIEKAIKNGDKQAKLTKDIFINRIVRYIGAYMTEMGGLDVLVFTAGIGEHDASVRKQIMDGLTWLGLEYDEKANKANKEGIITTPKSKITAMIVPTNEELMIARDVVRLAKLDK; the protein is encoded by the coding sequence ATGAAAAAAGTTTTAGCAGTAAACTCAGGTAGTTCATCATTTAAATACAAATTATTTTCTCTAGATAATGAAAAAGTAATTGCATCTGGTATGGCTGACCGTGTTGGTTTGCCAGGATCTGTTTTCACAATGACTTTAGCAGATGGCAGTCAACATGATGAACAAAGTGATATTGCTAATCAAGAAGAAGCAGTCCAAAAGTTGCTTAGCTGGCTTAAAGAATACAATGTGATCGATTCTTTAGCAGATATTGCTGGGGTAGGACATCGTGTTGTTGCTGGTGGTGAAGAATTTACTGATAGTACAGTCATTACAGATGATAATCTTTGGAAGATTTATAATATGAGTGACTATGCACCATTGCATAACCCAGCTGAAGCCGACGGTATCTATGCTTTTATGAAAGTTTTACCTAACGTTCCTGAGGTTGCTGTTTTTGATACTTCTTTTCACCAATCATTAGATCCTGTTCAATACTTATATTCAGTACCATATAAGTATTATGAAAAGTTCCGTGCTAGAAAATATGGTGCACATGGTACTTCTGCTCGCTATGTATCACGTCGGACAGCTGACTTATTAAAGAAGCCAGTTGAAGATTTGAAGATGGTTCTTTGTCATCTAGGTAGTGGTGCATCAGTTACTGCTATTAAAGATGGAAAGTCTTTTGATACTTCAATGGGATTCAGTCCGGTTGCAGGAATTACAATGAGTACTAGAAGTGGGGATGTAGATCCTTCCTTGCTTCAATTTATTATGAAAAAAGGCAACATTACCAGCTTTAATGAAGTTATTAAGATGTTAAACACTAAATCTGGTTTACTCGGTCTTTCAGGAATCTCCCCAGATATGAGAGACATTGAAAAAGCAATTAAAAATGGTGATAAACAGGCTAAACTTACAAAAGACATTTTTATTAACCGAATTGTTCGCTATATTGGGGCTTATATGACTGAAATGGGTGGCTTAGATGTTTTAGTCTTTACTGCAGGAATCGGTGAACATGATGCAAGTGTAAGAAAACAGATTATGGATGGTCTTACTTGGCTTGGTCTTGAATATGACGAAAAAGCTAATAAAGCTAACAAGGAAGGAATTATCACTACACCGAAATCAAAGATTACTGCGATGATCGTTCCAACAAATGAAGAGTTAATGATTGCACGTGACGTTGTTCGTTTAGCTAAATTAGATAAATAG